The region GATGTGAGCAATACTTGGCCAATCTTCCCCTAGGTTTTTCTCCAGTCGTGGTTCTAGCATTGTACAATGCCTAATGCATAGATCAGAAAGTGAACTGGGCAGTTCTTTTGGCAAGTATTGGAGCTTACCACAGTATTCAATTTGCAACTTCTCAAGGGAGGTGAGGTGTTGAAATGCCTCCTCATCCAAGGTCTTCAAGTTTCTGCAACTGACAATTTCAAATGTACTTTAAACTCCAAGGCAATCCCCTTTCTAAGAGTGATTCCTGCCCATCACATCCTTTTATTTGCAAAATCTCAAGAGGTGGAAATGAGGCCTCCATTGGTTGAGGCACTGGGAGAAATGGCATTAGTTGCTCACATTCATCTATTACAAGCTCTCTCAAGGAGGGAAAATAATTAGGTAAAATGACACTTGGAGTTTTTCACATCTTTCAAAGCCAAGTTTCTTAAGACAAGGAAAAACTCCATTCTCAATAAACGACAACTCTTGAAGCTCTCTCATGTCTTCAAAAGTCAAGCTCTCCAGATATCTAAATGGCTTTGTCTTTGTTACCAAAGAAGAATCAACACTAGTTGAATAATAAAACTCAGAGCTTATTTTCACCACACCATACAAACCTCGAATTACAAGGTCTTTGAGTGAAGGAAGTTGTCCCAACGGCGGCAAGAAGCTAAAAGTCTCACAATGCCATAGATTCACCCTTACTACATTGGAATGATTTCCAATCCAATTTGGGAAACTATTACCTCTGTAGCCACGTATAGTGAATGCCTTCAGACTTGCATGAGGTTCGAGGGCACTGAGTATCTCTTTTTCTCTTTCTGAGTCATGGGGTTTGTGAGTTTTAGCCCAAAACAAATGTATCTGAGTGAGAAACTTCTTGTTCTTTAATTTAGCCTCCAAAACATCCTCAACACTATCAACATTCTCAAGTCCAAAAAGACGTAGTGTCCCTCGTAGATCTTGAAGCCCTTCTAAAAGTGTAATGACAAACTCATTTTCGCCTACGACAAACCTATTTAACGTTTGAAGATTTTTCATTTTACTAATTTGCAATGGCATCTCTTCTAAGTAAGGAGGAATATGAAGATGTTGCAATTAAGTAAATTTCCTATATTAGTCGGAAGTCGAGTAACTTGACCACATTCAGACAATATTAGTGTCTCCAAATTATATAAGTTACAAATTGTATCAGGTATCTTTTTCATTTCACAACATTCTAACTCCAAATATCTTAGGTACTTCAAATTACCTATTGAATCAGGTAATTTGTTCATGTAATGATTTGCTATAGATAATACTCTTAAGCGTGGGAAAGCTTCATGTAATTGCTCTATAATCGACAACCATACTCGATCTAGTTCTATCCATTGGAGTTTTAATAAGAAGGTTCGTAAACACTTAGCTTGAGATAACTCCTCCTCAAATTCTTTAGAGTAAAAAATTCCTCCACAATCTCGCATATAAGACAAATGGCGAActttgtgagataatttattctcATTCAGCAATGAACAAAACTCACCAGATACAAACATAGCTAACTCATGTATAAGATCATGCATTAGAAAAGTCGACTTATTCTCACCTGATGGTTGGAAATATGACTTTGAAATAAATTCTTGGAAGTACCCTTCTCCAACTTCTTCAATTCCCTTCTCTTTCTTAGAATGTAAGAGACCCTCTGCcatccataaaaaaaattatctctTTTTGTGTGAACATGTAATCTTTTGGAAATAGAGGACAGTAAGCAAAACATTACTTTAATTGTGAAGGTAAATAATAATAACTCAACCACAAAGCTGGAAGAACGTTTATGTTTCTTCTTTCATACAACCCCCATGTATCATTGTTTAAGATGCTCTCCCATTCCTCCTTGTTATGTTTCCCACGTAAGAGATCACCCATGCATTGGCTTAATTGCTAAAGGAAGACCCTTACACTAGTCAACAATTTTTTTCCCAACCTCTTGGAGATCCGAGTACTCATTTAAGCCAATGAGTAATGATAACATTACATACAGTGACGTGTCACTCCTTTTTAAAATAGTGGGTcctaattttaataaatgtgattggctagactaaactgccacatcactgtgtgtaatgtttgggtgtaTATTTTggatgcacatatcattactcttaagTCAACATCAACTGAGGCATGTTTTTCCTAATAACTAGTTCCAACCATCAACATCGGATATTCCCACTTAGTAGGATCCTCATCCCAAATGTCATCCACAACAAATAGAAACTTCTTTGTACTCAAGGCTTTCTTTATTTCATCTTGAAGGTCGTATGGCTCCTCAATTTCACATTTCTCATATTTGACTTTCTCAAAAATTAGTTTCATCACTTTCATGAAATCAAGTTTACCATCTCCCATCGTGATCCATACTTTGGAATCAAAATTTTGATTGACTCTCTCATCCTTGAATACAATTTGAGCAAGAGTTGTCTttccacactactacaaaatcacctttttaggacacatttttaggacactcacataaatgcgagtccttaaagaatttgttttaggactcgcagagcgagtcctaaaaactatgtgtgtcctaaatatttgagatttttttttaaaacaaatacctcctggactttttaggactcgcattgcgagtcctaaaaacttatgtgtatcctaaaagtttaaatttaaaaaaaattcaaattccctccaattttccttaaaaattgtttttaggactcgcaatgagtgtcctaaaaacatatATGGATCTTAAAAAACCTTAATAGAAAATTTAAGTGTAATATTAGTTGTGACTTTTAAGgactcactttgggtgtcctaaaaacttttaagtaaaaaataataaataaattaataaattaatgctttattttaataactaaattaaaaaaacagatttttattttattttctaaaaaaagaaaaaaaaattgaattttatttatttggtgTTATACCcaaatattgtatttaaaaaaaaaatctgaccTAATAAACTAAATCCTACCCTAAAAGCTTCAGCCCCCAGCCGACCCTCTCTTCTCCCCTGCCCTGCCGACCCTCTCTTCTCCCTCAGCCTTTCCATGCGTCTCCCTCAGTTTCAGACTCGCACCTGGCCGCACATGGACGCCGTCGACGAGATCCGTGGCTCGCTCAAGCAGATGCGGAGAGGCTCGCTGCAACGGTGGCTCGCGGCTCACGATGAGGCGGTGGCTCGCGATGAGGCGACGGGTTCCAGCCGTGGGTTCAGGTATATATATTGCgagtcactctctctctctccctttctggTTTGGCTCTCAATCCCTCATCCTCTCTCAACTGTGGACTAAGGCTCGATGAAAAAGGGACAAGCAGGGGCTAAGGTCGACAATGAAGGGATATCGACAGAGCTCTAATGGCGAGGGCTTGAACGGCACAGGCGAGGGTCGACTGTGTCTTCATTGAAGAGGTCGAACAGGTAAGTTTTTCctcaacctttttttttttttttttttaaatatctggGTTCAAAATGGAGATATGTAATATGATATTtgggtatatattttttgttttgagaTCTCTGTATATATTTGGGTTTAAAACTGGGTTCAAAACTGAGATTTGAATTGTGGGATTAATCATTTTCCTTAGTTTGTTCTTATGTGAgatctaatggctagaaactgaTCATCATCTTCAAAATTGAGGTATTGTAGCACTACTTATTACCTCAAGATGCCTAATTTCTCTGTTATGAACTTCATtgattttatgtgttagattGATTTTTTTGAATCGAAAAGTTCTAGTTTGGGAGCACGAGGTGTCTATATTTGATTTAAAGTATATATTGTTTGAATGATTAGATGCATGATCCATctcttattgtttaattttttattattgtatataGATTATTGGTAGTACTCCACAGGTTTATTTATTCGGAATGTTGAAGAGGATTTTCCAAATTGGTTGGCTTTGAGACTAATTCTCAATACTTGGTTCTATATAAGAATTGAGTGACCAGAAAAGAAAAAATGAGTGTCCTTTTAGGAGTAATGTATAAAGATGATATATGAGTATTTCGTGATAAATACATGAGTATTTATTGTCATCTTTCTTTTAGTCTTGCTTTTGGTGATGTTGGGGATGATTGCAATAGAGATACCAATCTTTATATACAATATATAATAAAAGCAAATGACTCAACTGTTAGTTATATCTAACAGCTAAAATTTTATCTCTTCTCTAGAGATTTTCACAATATTTTTCTTGTTCCCCGCTTCTACTTGTTGCTCTGTTAATCTCTTACATCTTGCTCCGGTCTTTCCTTGTCTTCATGTTATTCATATATGATTTCTCTTTAAATTGTTTAAGGTCTTCATCCAATTTGCATTGTTGAAAGGTAATTGCTCAAATTTATTTGATGCATTCGTTTTGGGTAGCTTATTGTgcttttcaaaataataattttgcTGGGTTTTCTTTTTTCAAATGAGGGATCTTTTGTCTTTTGGATCATTGTTGCTAAGTTGAATGTCAGCTCTTCTATTCTCTTATTTAGGTTTAGGATTTTATTTGCTTATCTTTTAATCTGAAATactagtttaattatttattagttaTAGAATTCATATTACGAGTAGAAATGCTGAAAATGTATTTTTTGTGTTGtaatttcttttatatttttagtcCAAATTGTAATGTTTCTGAAGAATATTTCAAACCCTCATAAGCAGATTATTTATGGTTCTATTATAACAAGACTTTTATATGTGAAAGTTTCAAACTAAGATGCATAATTTTAATCTATACATAATTTTTGTATGTGTtttgaatttattaccactaatataattctaattaaagttttgtttctttgtttttttcaGTTCACATCTgacaaaccatatactactcaagaaattgacgaagttcgagaagaatgggcaatgtcatttttacaattcgttagagcaaaatgaatgatgttatagctagctaattacaatacatgtttagaaattttaaatttatttcgtaaaatttttttgccatttttttagtattttcttttcaaatttcttttaatacatattcgacactcaaatggatatatatttttaaatcaaaattaaaattgtagtagtattttaaaaaaaaaaaaatacttttaagggtatgcaaagcgagtcctaaaaaattacttaaagacactcaatgggattttttaggactcgcaagttacttaaaggcactcaaccagattttttaggactcgcattgcgagtcctcaaaacttaattaaaggcactcaaccagattttttaggactagcgttgcgagtcctaaaaaccttagtttttaaggctctcaaatagaggactcgcgccccgcgagtcctaaaaagccctttttgtagtagtgccaaTACCACCCATCCCAACTATGGGAATCACAGAAAAATTGTCACCATCAACCGCGCCATTTGAATGTAGCAACTTAATAATAGCTTCTTTCTCAACATTCcttccataaacatcaaattcTTCTACCAAAGGAGCAACTACTTGAAAAGTCACCACCACCTCTAAGTTTCTAGACTGTTCTAGAAATTTCTATCATTACTAATACTATAGAATTATCTAGAATTATATAATTAAGTTTCATAAAAGTCATAGAACATTCTAGAAGTTTGTAGTGTTTAGAAGAAAGGTGATTTGCTAGATTTTTCTAGTCTTTGGGCCAAGCCCACTATCAAGTAGTTTCTAGAGCTCTCTAGCATATTAAAGTTGAGTAGTATAAATAGGGACCTTAGGTCCCTTGGAAGGGTGTCAAAGAGTGAGTACACAAAGTGCATCTAAAAGTGTTCCAAATAATGTAAGCTAGAGTGTTTAGTGTGTGCGGTCAAGAATTGTAATCAAGTCTTGGTGTAATTATTTTTGTATCAATAAAGTAATTACATTTTCACGTGTTGTGGTGTCCAACACTACTCTCTTCGGAATCTTCAACTTTTCTATATGTTTCAAACCAAGATCTTTATTCTCTATAAGAAGTTTTAATCTCCCAACTATATCTTCTATTTCAAGTTTTATAGCCTTTTCAAAAGCAGTCATAGAAGTTGGGATGAGTTTCATAAGTACCTTACAAGTGCAGCCGCTTTGAGATTCGCCTTTCAATTTGCTTCGCAACTCTTTAGTGTCGATCTTATAAACCAAGTCATCGGCATCGTAAATCGTCTCCTTGAGATCATCAAGCCACTTCTTCACTGCTTGGTCTTTGATCAGCTTCTCCTCAGCATCAATAAGCAGTAGACCAGCCAAAGACAACATAGTTTTCAACTCCTTCACTAGCTTAAGAATGGCTTGTTTTCCTTTGAAGTAGTCCTCAACCTCTGAAGCCAACTTTTTAACCAATGGATTAAGGAAAGCAGAGAGAAGCGCTTCACCAACTAATTCAGCCATGATGGTTTCAAACTCCAAAAATGATTATTGGAGAAGATGATGAACACAAATGATATTGAAAAGAGTTAGAGATAAGAAATGATCCGTTGACTCTTATGATTAATAGATAGTGTTTTAAATAAAAGGCAAGGTGGCCCAATTTGCATCTTGCATACCATAACAAAAATCGAATTGACCGTAAATAACTTTCAACATCATTCAATGTAAATAACTTTTAAGTAAAAAACACCACAATGTGACTGTTATGGTAAGTGTTGCTATCAACGTATTCCATGGGGTTTTGTAAAATCAATTgaagctttattattattatttttattatggcTTAAGTATTTGCTTTATTTATTGATTGTTGCATCAGTTTAAGATGTCTTAGGCAGGTGCAAAATTGGCTTGGTTGGCATGCAGATGCTACCTCTCTTCTGGCTGTGTTACGATGGATTGAGAGAGCTAAAATCAGCAAATTCAGGAAGCTGACTATTGGGCGGCCCAATATATTCGGCTCAAAGTTCTTTCCTCATTTACCAAATATTCAAAATAGATTGTTTTGGTCTGCAGAAGCTCTAAAGGCAGAAGTCACGGGTCAGAGGCGGTCTGTGCCTCTAACCTCCGAATACATAATTTAAAATCAGCGTGTTTTGGAAGGAAATTCGGTTATCTTTCCTCGATCAATCAAGGGTTTGTTTGAACCAACTAACCACTTTACATTTTtgctctataaatatgagattctaATTTGAACAGCGGGATCGAAACTTTTTACTGACTTAGGCATcgaagtgtctttcttgcaggtatccCCGACGAGTCAAATGCGATCTTCATCACCGAAACAGTGTCAAAGCATCATTTACCGTTGGTTCATACCTCCAAATATAAAAAGACAAATTTGTTGCTTCAACACTGACTTATTCTGTTGCAATTGCATCTTTGATTTATCAGGTTTCGCATGTGTCATAATGAGGTTTTGTGGCTGCATAATTTTACTCGACCTGATCTAATTGTACAGTGCATAAAAGTGAATTTAAAGAATAGAGTTTCTTAGCCAAAATGATATAGATTTGTTTGAAGGATTATAAAGGGGGATTTAGTTGTACAGTAATTAGTTTTTTCaggccttgattaatgtgcttTAGGTTGTAATTGGAGTTGAAGTAATGCAATCTTTCTAATTcacccaaaaaaaaaatgaaaatcaccatgtataatatataaatcaaaacataaaaaaaaataccaaaaataattaaataatatttatttaaaaataataaaggcatacatataattttttatcttataaatttgtgtgatgatttattttttttatcaagtgattgtaactcttttttcatcaaattcaccaaaagacattgTGAGATACTTTAGAAAAACTAAGAATAATTGATGCATGtgtatactactgtctatactataaatttttctattcttattttatttctattattaatttctttttaaatattattttattttatatatatatatctcatgtacccatataaatatatatatatatatctatgtcaatgttaTGTTTATAGATGtcatatatagagattattgaaataaatatttatatatagtataatttattctattatatatattttaaaaaaagagtaaaccaatttttattaaaattatagacaatgtgtACAATTTtgaaactaagcaaacatgcattgtacgttgcttctacctattatatataaatatatatatatatgtatagatgaGTTTTCAATGGTCACGTAACTATGGTGGTTATATTTTTAGTGACCTACTACGATAGCTTGTAGTAAGTTGTCTTTAAAAAAGTTTCAATATTAAGAATTAAATTAGTTATTTATCAATAtgataattatgtaattatataaCTTTTAATATAATATAAGATAAAcactaaaaaaatttaattttgttCTTGGCCAAGTTAGCCAACTCAAGTCTATTCCTAATTCTATAATCCTAAGTATTAACaccttattaatattttttataaaataagtggaaattaaa is a window of Humulus lupulus chromosome 4, drHumLupu1.1, whole genome shotgun sequence DNA encoding:
- the LOC133830720 gene encoding putative disease resistance RPP13-like protein 1, which translates into the protein MAEGLLHSKKEKGIEEVGEGYFQEFISKSYFQPSGENKSTFLMHDLIHELAMFVSGEFCSLLNENKLSHKVRHLSYMRDCGGIFYSKEFEEELSQAKCLRTFLLKLQWIELDRVWLSIIEQLHEAFPRLRVLSIANHYMNKLPDSIEEMPLQISKMKNLQTLNRFVVGENEFVITLLEGLQDLRGTLRLFGLENVDSVEDVLEAKLKNKKFLTQIHLFWAKTHKPHDSEREKEILSALEPHASLKAFTIRGYRGNSFPNWIGNHSNVVRVNLWHCETFSFLPPLGQLPSLKDLVIRGLYGVVKISSEFYYSTSVDSSLVTKTKPFRYLESLTFEDMRELQELSFIENGVFPCLKKLGFERCEKLQVNLKTLDEEAFQHLTSLEKLQIEYCGKLQYLPKELPSSLSDLCIRHCTMLEPRLEKNLGEDWPSIAHIPNINVVEY